Proteins from a genomic interval of Candidatus Palauibacter polyketidifaciens:
- a CDS encoding N-6 DNA methylase, with protein sequence MTPTVVEEQAAPEVASGTTPDAQSTLAGSQVSRRRRLGAYYTPRDVATTMARWALGDRTGPLLDPSYGGCAFVDAAAHVLAERGIEGPYEQLYGVDIDGACADAVESDARLVDANFTTNDFLKTSPAQLSPDPFAAIVGNPPYVRHHWMTEEQRETARIVAAASPLNLPATASLWAYFLLHSLEYLAVNGRLAMLVPEAILQADYAEPVRAVLRQRFSTTRLVHIRERFFEGTEEAVVLVACSGFGECGESREAAVDSVEEIESALARSDGSREAQSALVRGRRIDSAVLALLRRLEEGPEFRRVSELATVRVGIVTGANGHFIRSRRNLDELGVPEPSRHPIVARTRWLTGLALDADDHERLAKNGGRAFLVRPPENGGSAEVERWIDEGVQNGVEQRYKCALRDDWFQIDLPDPPDAFATCARLGPPLLVLNRGGFHCTNTMHWVGWKEGLPVEPEAVAVGFLTSAVGLWAELYGRRYGGGVLKIEPGTLNRLPVPLVPSAECAFEPIHRLLRAGREEEARSLADKHVLRAGLGLSAADINTLREQRRKLMKWRRPFRTRAPASEIHPNV encoded by the coding sequence ATGACTCCAACCGTGGTTGAAGAGCAGGCCGCGCCAGAGGTTGCGTCCGGTACGACACCTGATGCGCAGTCAACCTTGGCGGGCTCACAAGTCAGCCGTCGTCGGCGCTTGGGCGCGTACTACACGCCCCGTGACGTAGCGACTACGATGGCTCGGTGGGCTTTGGGCGACCGAACCGGACCACTCCTCGACCCAAGCTACGGAGGCTGTGCCTTCGTGGACGCGGCCGCTCACGTACTCGCGGAGCGCGGCATCGAAGGCCCATATGAGCAATTGTACGGAGTTGACATTGATGGCGCTTGCGCCGACGCGGTGGAATCCGACGCGCGTCTCGTCGATGCCAACTTCACGACCAACGACTTCCTGAAGACATCGCCCGCTCAGTTGTCGCCGGATCCGTTCGCGGCCATCGTGGGCAATCCACCGTATGTCCGACACCACTGGATGACGGAGGAGCAGCGCGAGACCGCACGGATCGTGGCCGCCGCCTCGCCACTAAACTTGCCCGCCACAGCCAGCCTCTGGGCTTATTTCCTTCTCCACTCCTTGGAATACCTCGCCGTCAACGGGCGACTCGCGATGCTCGTGCCGGAGGCGATCCTTCAGGCCGACTACGCCGAGCCGGTGCGCGCGGTCCTCCGCCAGCGGTTTTCGACCACTCGCTTGGTCCACATCCGCGAGCGCTTCTTCGAAGGCACCGAAGAAGCAGTCGTACTCGTGGCATGTTCCGGTTTCGGAGAGTGTGGCGAGTCGAGAGAAGCGGCAGTCGATTCCGTCGAAGAAATTGAGTCCGCGCTCGCACGTTCGGACGGATCCCGCGAAGCGCAGTCCGCACTCGTGCGCGGGCGAAGAATCGATTCTGCGGTGCTCGCCCTACTGCGTCGGCTTGAAGAGGGTCCAGAGTTTCGGCGTGTCTCGGAACTCGCCACCGTGCGCGTCGGCATCGTAACGGGAGCCAACGGCCACTTCATTCGATCTCGGCGTAACCTTGACGAGTTGGGCGTGCCGGAACCCTCGCGCCATCCCATCGTAGCGCGCACGCGGTGGCTTACAGGTTTGGCCTTGGACGCCGACGACCACGAGCGTCTCGCGAAGAACGGAGGTCGGGCCTTCTTGGTCCGCCCCCCGGAGAACGGCGGAAGTGCCGAGGTCGAGCGATGGATCGACGAGGGTGTTCAAAACGGTGTCGAGCAGAGATACAAGTGTGCGCTCCGGGACGACTGGTTTCAGATCGATCTCCCCGATCCGCCAGATGCATTCGCTACCTGCGCACGATTGGGCCCTCCGTTGTTGGTCCTCAACCGAGGGGGTTTCCATTGCACCAACACGATGCACTGGGTCGGCTGGAAAGAGGGTCTTCCTGTTGAGCCGGAGGCCGTAGCCGTGGGATTCCTCACGAGTGCCGTCGGTCTCTGGGCGGAACTCTACGGCCGCCGTTACGGAGGCGGTGTACTCAAGATCGAGCCCGGCACGCTGAACCGCCTCCCGGTCCCATTGGTCCCAAGCGCCGAGTGCGCGTTTGAGCCGATCCATCGCCTCCTTCGGGCGGGTCGTGAGGAGGAGGCAAGGTCCTTGGCCGATAAGCATGTACTCCGTGCTGGGCTCGGGCTGAGTGCAGCCGACATCAACACTCTTCGAGAACAGCGCAGGAAGTTGATGAAATGGCGTCGCCCCTTCCGCACGCGCGCCCCGGCTTCCGAGATTCATCCGAATGTCTAG
- the dcm gene encoding DNA (cytosine-5-)-methyltransferase: MSALSPRELRDLRERLGFSQGELADWLAVSRRTIQRWENGDTAPNHATVLVLRRAAGRSGSLGIDAPSSSDFTFIDLFAGIGGMRIGFEANGGRCIYTSEWDRFCRQTYTANFPTTHAITGDIRDVGTSDIPSHNLLLAGFPCQPFSVAGVSKKNSLGRPHGFADETQGTLFFDIARILRDRRPTAFLLENVKHLRGHDQGRTMDVILRTLEDELGYVVTTRVIDAKSFLPQHRERIFIAGFAEDTGFSLEALELPDSTRGPKLESVLHSEDGTEEAEPPFTEGELAAVSGKYTLSDHLWSYLQEYARKHRSRGNGFGFGLVGPADTARTLSARYYKDGSEILIRQNGSNPRRLTPRECARLMGFDGPGQNEFEIPVSDTQAYKQFGNAVAVPVVSAIAAAMAPHIVSLATTSDQLEFMPRLQTA; the protein is encoded by the coding sequence ATGTCCGCTCTCAGCCCGAGAGAACTTCGAGATCTTCGGGAAAGGCTCGGTTTCTCCCAAGGCGAGCTCGCGGACTGGCTCGCAGTAAGCCGACGGACGATTCAGCGATGGGAGAACGGCGACACGGCTCCGAACCATGCTACGGTGCTTGTTCTCCGCCGAGCCGCTGGCCGATCGGGCTCTCTTGGTATCGACGCACCAAGCTCCTCCGACTTCACGTTCATCGATCTATTCGCCGGCATCGGCGGCATGCGCATCGGTTTCGAGGCGAACGGTGGGCGGTGCATCTACACCTCCGAGTGGGACCGGTTCTGCCGGCAAACGTACACGGCGAACTTCCCCACGACTCACGCGATCACCGGGGACATTCGCGACGTTGGCACATCTGACATCCCCTCTCACAACCTTCTGCTGGCCGGATTTCCGTGCCAGCCGTTCTCGGTCGCAGGCGTGTCCAAGAAGAATTCGCTTGGTCGACCTCATGGTTTTGCCGACGAGACGCAGGGAACGCTGTTCTTCGACATCGCACGAATCCTGCGGGATCGCCGACCGACTGCTTTTCTCCTCGAGAATGTGAAACATCTCCGGGGCCACGATCAGGGCCGTACGATGGACGTGATTCTGAGAACCTTGGAAGATGAGTTGGGTTATGTCGTCACCACTCGCGTAATCGACGCGAAATCGTTCCTGCCGCAGCACCGCGAGAGAATCTTCATCGCGGGCTTCGCAGAAGACACCGGCTTCTCGCTGGAGGCCCTCGAACTCCCTGACTCGACAAGAGGACCGAAGCTCGAGAGCGTACTGCATTCGGAGGATGGTACCGAGGAGGCGGAACCGCCGTTCACGGAAGGCGAACTCGCTGCGGTGTCGGGGAAGTACACGCTAAGCGATCACCTCTGGTCCTACCTGCAGGAGTACGCACGCAAGCATAGGAGCCGCGGCAACGGATTCGGCTTCGGGTTGGTCGGTCCGGCGGACACGGCGAGGACGCTTTCCGCGCGATACTACAAGGACGGATCGGAGATTCTCATCCGCCAGAACGGCTCGAACCCGAGACGGTTGACCCCGCGGGAGTGCGCCCGGCTAATGGGCTTCGATGGACCCGGCCAGAACGAATTCGAGATTCCAGTGTCGGATACCCAGGCGTACAAGCAGTTCGGCAATGCCGTCGCAGTGCCCGTCGTTTCCGCGATCGCCGCCGCGATGGCCCCCCACATCGTTTCGCTGGCCACCACTTCCGATCAGCTCGAGTTCATGCCCAGACTCCAGACCGCCTGA
- a CDS encoding type II restriction endonuclease yields the protein MKRGELRDYFLGIGAKYLSAVDAEPKKSNQHEIGVTALMREQFLGSERRRFVVRYVWLGQGSETLTAYDTATYYDTRENQPHRRPEWRLYYPANAVTESMNAGDTLFLGLRKDGALYFIVCPRGSTSEQQLSWLFGVRADESFVSRDVRSGEPELGFAAGFIFDELGIEFEEPYEAELDSLVEGYGTTFPKTAEFSELARRSLFDVVSPEEDPDAALLAWLDHEEALFRCLERRVVADRIERGFVRESGVDVDGFLGFSLSVQNRRKSRMGHSLENHVEAILVAAKISYVRGAVTEHNHRPDFLFPDSDAYHAAPAGGSACLAMLGVKSTCKERWRQVLAEAEKIPRKHLLTLEPGISEPQTHQMDASNLQLVVPRAIHASYTDEQQGWLWSLGEFIRHVERAPG from the coding sequence ATGAAGCGCGGAGAACTGCGGGACTACTTCCTGGGGATTGGCGCAAAGTACCTGTCCGCGGTCGATGCTGAACCAAAAAAATCAAACCAGCATGAGATCGGTGTGACAGCGTTAATGCGTGAGCAGTTCCTCGGAAGTGAGCGAAGGCGCTTTGTCGTCCGGTATGTCTGGCTGGGACAGGGTTCGGAGACGCTCACGGCCTACGACACTGCCACCTACTACGACACCCGAGAAAACCAGCCTCACCGTCGCCCGGAATGGCGGCTCTATTACCCCGCCAACGCCGTCACGGAATCCATGAACGCGGGCGACACGTTATTCCTCGGGCTGCGCAAGGATGGAGCCCTCTACTTCATCGTGTGCCCACGCGGATCGACCAGCGAACAGCAGCTTTCGTGGCTCTTTGGTGTGCGCGCCGACGAGTCCTTCGTATCGCGAGATGTTCGCAGCGGCGAGCCCGAATTGGGTTTCGCCGCCGGATTCATCTTCGACGAACTCGGGATCGAGTTCGAAGAACCTTATGAGGCCGAACTCGACTCACTTGTCGAGGGATATGGTACCACGTTCCCGAAGACGGCTGAGTTTTCGGAACTCGCGCGCCGGAGCCTCTTTGATGTCGTGAGTCCCGAGGAAGACCCCGACGCTGCTCTTCTTGCTTGGTTGGATCATGAGGAAGCTCTGTTCCGATGTCTCGAGAGGAGAGTCGTTGCCGACCGTATCGAGCGCGGCTTTGTACGAGAAAGTGGAGTCGATGTCGACGGTTTCCTAGGCTTTTCTCTTAGCGTCCAGAATCGACGGAAGTCACGAATGGGCCATTCCCTAGAGAACCATGTGGAGGCGATTCTCGTGGCGGCCAAGATCTCGTACGTCCGCGGAGCCGTGACGGAGCACAATCACAGGCCGGATTTCCTGTTTCCCGACTCGGACGCATACCACGCCGCACCGGCCGGCGGGTCGGCATGCTTGGCGATGCTCGGAGTCAAGTCGACGTGCAAAGAACGCTGGCGTCAGGTGTTGGCCGAAGCCGAGAAAATCCCTCGAAAACACCTGTTGACGCTGGAGCCAGGGATATCCGAGCCTCAGACGCACCAGATGGATGCGTCCAACCTGCAACTGGTTGTTCCACGCGCCATCCATGCGAGCTACACCGATGAGCAACAGGGATGGCTGTGGAGCCTAGGGGAGTTTATTCGACACGTCGAGCGTGCGCCGGGATGA
- the vsr gene encoding DNA mismatch endonuclease Vsr, which translates to MTDIVDARTRSAMMAGIRGKDTKPEMLVRRFLHRSGFRIRLHHKDLPGRPDIVLSRFRTVVEVRGCFWHRHENCPFAYMPKSNREFWEAKLNGNRDRDLRNRQLLKELGWKTIEVWECELGDDQVLEELPDLIRAGPVGLRGPS; encoded by the coding sequence ATGACAGACATCGTAGACGCACGAACCCGTAGTGCGATGATGGCGGGGATCCGTGGCAAGGACACGAAGCCCGAGATGCTCGTTCGCCGCTTTCTCCATCGCTCCGGCTTCCGCATCCGGCTTCATCACAAGGATCTGCCGGGACGACCAGACATCGTTTTGTCGAGATTTCGGACGGTCGTCGAAGTAAGGGGCTGCTTCTGGCATCGGCACGAGAACTGCCCTTTCGCCTACATGCCGAAGTCGAACCGCGAGTTCTGGGAAGCAAAACTGAATGGGAATCGTGACAGAGATCTGCGTAACCGCCAGCTGCTCAAGGAGTTGGGTTGGAAGACCATCGAAGTCTGGGAGTGCGAACTTGGGGACGATCAGGTGCTGGAGGAGCTACCCGACCTCATCCGGGCCGGGCCTGTTGGGCTCCGTGGCCCCTCATGA
- a CDS encoding ATP-binding protein, with amino-acid sequence MSRVRLLLGEFPVVALLGARQVGKTTLARQLAAAYSEPVAWFDLEDPADLARLEDPGLELRPLAGLVVLDEVHRLPDIFQLLRVLADRPGPPARFLVLGSASPELLRQTSESLAGRVAFHELDGFGLAEVEDLERLWLRGGFPRSYLARSEPASRRWRDGFIRTLLARDLPELGSTIPSATLRRFWAMLAHWHGQIWNGAEFARAFGVSHATVRRYLDLLTSVFVVRQLQPWFENISRRQVRSPKVYIGDSGILHALLGLTNRTDVVSHPKVGASWEGFIIQQIAHLLRASPERCFHWSTHTGAELNLLVMDGARRYGFEVKRSEAPRLTRSMRSALETLNLDRLDIVHAGMRRYRLARRVRALPAAEIVSILYGDRDPAGPTSGLVGLAPASDSS; translated from the coding sequence TTGAGCCGCGTCCGGCTGCTGCTGGGAGAGTTCCCCGTCGTCGCCCTGCTGGGCGCGCGGCAGGTGGGGAAGACCACGCTCGCCCGGCAACTGGCGGCGGCGTATTCCGAGCCCGTGGCTTGGTTCGACCTGGAGGATCCCGCCGATCTAGCACGGCTGGAAGATCCCGGGCTAGAACTGCGGCCGCTCGCGGGCCTCGTGGTTCTGGACGAGGTCCACCGGCTGCCCGACATCTTCCAGCTCCTGCGCGTCCTCGCGGACCGCCCCGGTCCTCCGGCCCGCTTCCTCGTGCTGGGAAGCGCTTCGCCCGAACTTCTGCGGCAGACGTCGGAGTCGCTCGCCGGCCGCGTCGCGTTCCACGAACTCGACGGCTTCGGCCTCGCCGAGGTGGAGGACTTGGAGCGACTCTGGCTGCGCGGTGGATTCCCGCGCTCGTACCTCGCCCGGTCCGAACCCGCCAGCCGCCGCTGGCGCGACGGGTTCATCCGTACGCTCTTGGCACGGGACCTCCCGGAACTCGGGAGCACCATCCCATCGGCGACGCTCCGCCGCTTCTGGGCGATGCTCGCGCACTGGCACGGACAGATCTGGAATGGCGCCGAGTTCGCGCGCGCCTTCGGCGTCTCCCACGCGACGGTCCGGCGGTACCTTGACCTCTTGACCTCGGTCTTCGTGGTGCGGCAGCTCCAGCCCTGGTTCGAGAACATCAGCAGGCGCCAAGTGCGATCCCCGAAGGTCTACATCGGCGACTCGGGCATCCTGCACGCGCTGCTCGGGCTTACCAACCGGACGGATGTCGTGTCGCATCCCAAGGTGGGGGCCTCGTGGGAAGGGTTTATCATCCAGCAGATCGCCCATCTGCTGCGGGCGTCGCCGGAGCGGTGCTTCCACTGGTCCACGCACACGGGGGCGGAACTCAACCTCCTCGTGATGGACGGAGCGCGGCGCTACGGCTTCGAGGTCAAGCGCTCGGAAGCGCCCCGGCTCACTCGATCCATGCGGTCGGCGCTGGAGACGCTGAACCTCGACCGCCTTGATATCGTCCACGCTGGTATGCGACGATACCGACTGGCCCGGCGTGTCCGCGCGCTTCCCGCGGCGGAAATCGTCTCGATCCTGTACGGCGATAGGGATCCCGCCGGTCCGACAAGTGGCTTGGTCGGGTTGGCACCCGCTTCAGATTCCTCGTAG